The region GTCGATACCTTTGCCGACCAATACCTCAAGGGGCATGTCGAGAGTATCGCGCCTGCCACCGGGGTGACCTTTGCGGCAGTCAAACCGGACAATGCCACCGGTAATTTCACCAAGGTGGTGCAGCGGATTCCGGTGAAGATTGTTTTCGATGCCGACCAACCTTTGCTGCAGCGCCTGCGCGTGGGCATGTCGGTGGTGGCGAAAATTGATACCGGTGCCCAGCTCGCCGTCGGTGAAGAGGTCAGCGCCCGATGAAACCTGCGTTCGCCTTGTGCCCATTGCTGCTGAGCCTGCTCGCCGGTTGTACCTTAGGCCCCGATTTTCACGCGCCTTCGGGCAAGGCCCCGGCCCATTGGCCTGCGCTTCAGGAGATGCCAGCGCCGAGCCAGGCTCAGGCCGAGCCGCTGGAGCAACGCTGGTGGGAGAGCTTTCACGACGCCAAACTCACTGCCCTGATCGAGCGCGCCACGCAAGGCAACCTCGACCTGCAGATCGCCAGCGCGCGATTGCTGCAAAGCCGTGCGCTGCGTACCAGCATTGCTTCCGAGCAAACCCCAGCGGTCGACCTGGACGCCGGTTACAGCCGTGGCCGCAACAGCGCCCAAGGTCTGAGCGATCCCTCGGGCAAAGGCGGAAAGTCGGCGTTCAACCTCTGGCAAGGTGACCTGACCGCCAGCTGGGAGCTGGATCTGTGGGGCCGGGTACGCCGTCAGGTCGAAGCCGCTGATGCCGTGGTGGAAGTCGCCGAGAATGACCGGCGTGGCGTGCTGCTGTCATTGCTGGCCGAGACCGCCGGCAACTACATTCAATTGCGCGCGGTACAGAGCAACTTGAAGGTCACCCGGGAAAACCTCGAGGTCTCGCGGCATAGCCTGCGCCTGTCGCAAATGCGCTTGCGTGATGGTGTCGCCACCACGCTGGACGTTGCCCAGGCCAGCGCTCAGGTGGCGTCGATCGAGGCGCGCCTGCCAACACTGGAGGAGCGCCAGGCGCAATTGATCAATGCCCTGAGCCTGTTGCTCGCCGAGCCGCCGCGCAGCTTGCAGGCCCAATTGCAGGCGCCGGCCGAGATGCCGGCGCCGCAGCAGCGCTTTGCGATTGGCGTGCCCTCGGAGCTGGCTCAGCGACGCCCGGATATTCTCCAGGCCAACGCTCAATTGCATGCCGCCACTGCCAACATCGGTGTGGCCAAGGCTGATTTCTACCCGAGCATTCGCTTGTCGGGCAATGTCGGCTTTCAGTCGATGCAATTGTCCGATTTCGGAGGCTGGGATTCGCGCCGATTCGGCATCGGGCCGCAGTTGAGCCTGCCGATATTCGAAGGTGGACGCTTGAGTGGCGTGCTCAAGTTGCGCGAGGCCCAGCAGCAGGAAGCCGCGTTGCACTATCAACAAGTGGTGTTGCGTGCCTGGCATGAGATCGACGATGTCCTGCGGCTGTACAACGCCAGCCAGCTGCGCCGCGACCTGCTGGCTGAAGCCGTGCGCCAGAACCGTGTTGCCTTGCAGACGGCGCAGCAGCAATACGTCGAAGGCGCGGTGGATTTTCTCAATGTGCTCAGTGTTCAGGGCGCCTTGCTGGCCAGCGAGGAGCAGTGGGTCGAGAGCTCGGCCGCGGTGTCACAGGCCCTGGTGGGTTTGTACAAGGCCTTGGGCGGCGGTTGGCAAGCATTCGACCCGGCGATGACGGCCGCGGTTACAACGGACGATTGAGGCCGAAGCGCTTCTTCAACACGTTGTCCAACAGCGAACGCGGCAGCCAGCGGGCCAGCAGCGGCAAGGCATGACTGCCGTTGCCCAGGCGTACCAGCGATGGGGTGGGCTGTTTTTCCACGGCCGCCAACAGGCCCTGGGCGAACACTGCTGCTGAAGTTGGGCGGTCCTGCGAGGCGCGGGCGCGGGCGTGGATCTGTTCGCGCAGCGGCCACCAAGGCGAGTCGGCTGCCAGCACCTGCTCGGCCTGAGTCTGGGCGTTGTCGGCAAACTGTGTGGCAATCGCGCCTGGCTGCACTTCCATGACCCGGATGCCCATGGGCGCCAGCTCCAGGCGCAGGGCGTCGCTCAGCGCATGTACCGCAGCTTTTGACGCGCAGTAGGCACCCGCGAAAGGGGT is a window of Pseudomonas sp. DG56-2 DNA encoding:
- a CDS encoding efflux transporter outer membrane subunit, which produces MKPAFALCPLLLSLLAGCTLGPDFHAPSGKAPAHWPALQEMPAPSQAQAEPLEQRWWESFHDAKLTALIERATQGNLDLQIASARLLQSRALRTSIASEQTPAVDLDAGYSRGRNSAQGLSDPSGKGGKSAFNLWQGDLTASWELDLWGRVRRQVEAADAVVEVAENDRRGVLLSLLAETAGNYIQLRAVQSNLKVTRENLEVSRHSLRLSQMRLRDGVATTLDVAQASAQVASIEARLPTLEERQAQLINALSLLLAEPPRSLQAQLQAPAEMPAPQQRFAIGVPSELAQRRPDILQANAQLHAATANIGVAKADFYPSIRLSGNVGFQSMQLSDFGGWDSRRFGIGPQLSLPIFEGGRLSGVLKLREAQQQEAALHYQQVVLRAWHEIDDVLRLYNASQLRRDLLAEAVRQNRVALQTAQQQYVEGAVDFLNVLSVQGALLASEEQWVESSAAVSQALVGLYKALGGGWQAFDPAMTAAVTTDD
- a CDS encoding SDR family oxidoreductase; protein product: MPIVLITGCSSGIGRALAERFRDAGYEVWATARKAEDVSRLDAAGFTGRQLDVNDAQALQGLSEEIQALHGGLDMLINNAGYGAMGPLLDGGVEAMQRQFETNVFALVGVTRALFPALRRNKGLVVNIGSVSGVLVTPFAGAYCASKAAVHALSDALRLELAPMGIRVMEVQPGAIATQFADNAQTQAEQVLAADSPWWPLREQIHARARASQDRPTSAAVFAQGLLAAVEKQPTPSLVRLGNGSHALPLLARWLPRSLLDNVLKKRFGLNRPL